GGCGGCCAGCGCCACTTTTGCCTTGAATTCCGGGCTGTATTGTTTCCGTTTCTTGATCATGTAAAGCTCCTTTCATGTTGTGAATCAGAGCTTAGCACATTGTCCAGTTTTTGGGGACCACCGCAGAGTAATGATGTGATTTTTGATAGAGCATGTAAAAGTTTAGAAGACGGACATCGAGTTGAAGATTTTGCGCTTGATAACATCGGCAACCTTTCTGATGCATTTCTCCATTACTTCCGTGGAATTGAAATAATATCTATTAAGCTCACTGCTAAATGGCGTTCTGAAAATTTAACATTAATTCGACAGAGTCAGTTGAATATTACCAATAAGTTGCACTTGGCTCTTGAAAAATTGTCCGGTAAAAAGAGAATCACGGCTATCAGAAATTGTTCAGATGAACTCGATAGAGTTGAAGAGGATTTTATTTCAACAAGTATTGAAAGAACATTAAAAATACTTGGGATCACAACTGATGATATAAGCGAAAAAGATATTATTCGGCTCCGCAATCAACTATCCCATGGTCGTGGAGCAGGAATGGAATTGACAGAATTAAAGCAAACGCTGAAATGCATAGAGAAACTTTCTCGAAAGGTAATTGGCGGTTATGCCAAGTTTGTTGCGACTAAGACAAAACCATAGCGAAACTCAATATATTATTGTACTTCTCTGTTGAGTTGAGGGTTAGTTGAGGGTTAATTGCATCTTACTGAATAATTATTGTTATGAAAGCAAATGGACAAGCGCTGGTTCTGTCATAAGCCGATCATTGAGGACTCAACGCTTTACCTTATACAAGCTGTTTGGAGTATCCAATCGAAAATCTATAATCATTGGGATTGCGCCTTATTTTTAAAACGCAGTAGGGTGTAAACAATGGCTGTATCCAGGAATCATCCGTTCGCCTTCAATCGGGATTCTTCTCCGCATAAACCAGGCTGCCCATGCTCCGCGGCGAGACAGACGACCCCATTCCGGTTGATCTTCCGGAAATTAGCCTGTACATTATCGGATAATCAGGCTTGAAATTAGAAAAGCCCGGAGCCCCCGGCTCCCCGGCAGTCTATTCGGAAGGAGATTAAGATATGATCAGACGCGGAAAAATCATCCTGGCTCTTCTGGCTTCATTATTATTAATCACTGGCCCCCTTTTCATGGCCATAGCTGATGACGACGGTGACGAACAGGAAGACAGTTACCGGGAAACCGAAACACGGGCAAGAGAACCCCGGGGAACCGAAGCACGGGAATCCGAAACCCGGGAAACCGAAACCCGGAGCAGCCGACAACGGGACAACGATTACCGGGACAGCGGGTACCGGGAAACCCGGGAAAAAAGATATTTCATAGAGGATGACCGCGAGAAAGAGGCGCTCAACCCGGTCAGCGACGCCACCTATCAGGAGCAGTGCGGTACCTGCCATCTTGCCTATCAGCCCGAACTGCTGCCGGCGGCCTCCTGGAAAAAAATCATGTCCGGCCTGAGGGATCATTTCGGCGAAAAGATCGAGGTGGACGACGCCTCAAAAAGAATGATTTCCGATTATCTTAAGGCCAACAGCGCCGAGGAGAGCTCCGGCGAACTGGCGTCCAAAATCATGCGCAGCCTGAAGGGAGAGACGCCGGCCAAAATCACGGAAGTCCCCTATATCCAGGAAAAGCATCACCGCATTCCACCGGCCACCTTTAAGCGGAAACCTGTCGGCTCCCATTCCAACTGCATTGCCTGCCATGCCGGCGCGGCCAGCGGCGTTTACGACGAGGATGATGTGAACATCCCCCGGTAGGCGCGGGGCTTTGCCTCCGGTTTCGGAGAAACAGCGGACATTATTCGCATGAACAACTCGCCCGGGGATAGTGTTGGGAAGTCGTCATCGTTACGGGCTCTGCCGGCCGGCATCTGGGTGCTGGGGTTCGGCTCGCTGTTCATGGATGTCTCCTCGGAACTGGTGCACAGTCTTCTGCCCGTCTTCATGACGACGGTTCTCGGTGCCTCGATGACGACCATCGGCGTCATTGAGGGTATCGCCGAGGCGACCGCCTCCGTCACCAAAGTTTTTTCCGGATTTCTCAGCGACTATTTCCGGCGGCGCAAATTCCTGCTGGTGTCCGGCTATGCCCTGGCGGCCCTCACCAAACCCATATTCCCCCTGGCAAATTCCATCGGCTGGGTGCTGGCCGCCCGGTTCATC
This genomic window from Thermodesulfobacteriota bacterium contains:
- a CDS encoding diheme cytochrome c, producing MIRRGKIILALLASLLLITGPLFMAIADDDGDEQEDSYRETETRAREPRGTEARESETRETETRSSRQRDNDYRDSGYRETREKRYFIEDDREKEALNPVSDATYQEQCGTCHLAYQPELLPAASWKKIMSGLRDHFGEKIEVDDASKRMISDYLKANSAEESSGELASKIMRSLKGETPAKITEVPYIQEKHHRIPPATFKRKPVGSHSNCIACHAGAASGVYDEDDVNIPR